In Pseudocalidococcus azoricus BACA0444, a single genomic region encodes these proteins:
- a CDS encoding transposase has protein sequence MVDHRSCVANRDHYPYGYSLKGTRCYGVKCGRKRERVSWVAALYNHQLIAPLVFSGSCNRILIKEWFKTKLLLQLKPNTKIILDNASFHKGQDLEQVIEEAHCQLWYLPKYSPDLNPIERC, from the coding sequence ATTGTAGACCACAGGTCATGCGTAGCTAATCGAGATCATTACCCTTATGGTTACAGTCTCAAAGGAACCCGATGCTATGGCGTTAAATGCGGTCGCAAGCGTGAGCGAGTGAGTTGGGTCGCTGCTCTATACAATCACCAGTTAATTGCCCCCTTAGTTTTTTCAGGGTCATGCAACCGAATTTTAATAAAAGAGTGGTTTAAAACCAAGTTATTACTTCAACTTAAACCCAACACTAAAATTATCTTAGATAATGCCTCTTTTCATAAAGGACAAGACTTAGAACAAGTAATTGAAGAAGCGCATTGTCAACTCTGGTATTTGCCTAAATATTCACCAGACCTCAATCCAATCGAACGTTGTTGA
- a CDS encoding sigma 54-interacting transcriptional regulator, which yields MTPDTALVWLQSHPPFAALSDSLQETIATHLELVFLGADQRLTPPNTRPPGLFLLIAGELESQTSTGLGQTEILFPGAVLFWAELLLQQPIANPITALTAAELWLLPQAKLTELINQHPELSQALSQQLAVAVTTLTNQLSREQERQQILRPYIVPQAKRGIIGKSRYAVQLRQQIKTAAQGQENVLIFGEPGLEKDNIAALIHFGSRQRRQPLIKIACDKLQLSGAELFGRSGGKTGLLAWVGTGTIILNNIQDLPAPLWPAILNLLKTNTYQPVGATESSPEVTFSRNQARIILIAEKADTRLDKVIATRIKVPPLRVRKADIEAHVDYYISLICRARCCERVSLTPEALRRLQSYDFPGNLRELAGLVERAVNQRGERADLTEEVFWAAEGKKRRFRVNLLNVYPRLRSFLRSPAWPNWLNYGITTWVFAAVVAILFCGPQTRDQNFALNLFWCWWWPLILIGFPFVGRLWCAVCPFMIYGELTQKLSLWLFPRTLEKWPRQTAEKYGAWFLFALFALIFLWEELWDLPNTAYLSSWLLLLITGGAVIGSLRFERRFWCRYLCPIGGMNGLFAKLSMTELRAQQGTCGAECSTYQCYKGGPALGEGLETNGCPLYSHPAQLVDNRDCVLCMTCLQACPHRSVALNLRPPGIELWTTHTPRPAEIALLLLLLGGIFLHHLPDLEYLSGFNWHLENFWFHGLASVAVLGIAALIPILAYGVTWLFSGNIKPRPWLELAYGYLPLVWAGNLAHYLPWGLGEGGKLLPVAAATIGFNGISLPILVAHPAVIAFLQGVVILFGLGVSLWLSQRITRQSLKLLLPHQLGLGLVAGACWWILLGTT from the coding sequence ATGACTCCTGATACTGCTTTGGTTTGGCTCCAATCACACCCCCCGTTTGCTGCCCTCAGTGATTCCTTGCAAGAAACCATTGCAACTCACTTAGAATTAGTTTTTTTGGGGGCTGATCAACGCCTTACTCCTCCCAACACCAGGCCACCGGGATTATTTTTATTAATTGCGGGTGAGTTAGAAAGTCAAACCAGCACAGGCCTGGGACAAACTGAAATTCTCTTTCCGGGCGCAGTTTTATTTTGGGCTGAACTTCTCCTCCAGCAACCGATTGCCAACCCAATTACTGCCCTCACGGCTGCGGAACTCTGGCTATTACCCCAGGCCAAATTAACCGAACTGATTAACCAGCACCCGGAACTGTCCCAGGCCCTCTCCCAACAACTAGCCGTCGCGGTGACAACTCTTACCAACCAACTCAGCCGCGAGCAGGAACGCCAACAGATTCTCCGCCCCTATATTGTTCCCCAGGCCAAGCGTGGGATTATTGGCAAAAGTCGCTATGCAGTCCAACTCCGGCAACAGATTAAAACCGCCGCCCAAGGCCAGGAGAATGTGCTGATTTTTGGCGAACCAGGCCTGGAAAAAGATAATATTGCAGCCCTGATCCACTTCGGCTCCCGGCAACGGCGACAACCCCTAATCAAAATTGCCTGTGACAAACTGCAACTGAGTGGAGCCGAACTTTTTGGCCGATCTGGGGGAAAAACAGGACTCTTGGCCTGGGTGGGTACGGGAACCATCATCCTCAACAATATTCAAGATTTACCCGCCCCCCTATGGCCAGCAATTCTCAATCTCTTAAAAACCAATACCTATCAACCAGTTGGGGCAACGGAGTCTAGCCCTGAAGTGACCTTTAGCCGCAACCAGGCCCGGATTATTTTAATTGCTGAAAAAGCCGATACGCGTTTGGACAAGGTGATTGCCACCAGGATTAAAGTACCTCCCTTACGGGTTCGCAAGGCCGATATTGAAGCCCATGTGGACTATTACATCAGCTTGATTTGTCGGGCCCGTTGTTGCGAACGAGTATCCCTCACCCCAGAAGCCCTCCGCCGCTTACAGAGCTATGACTTTCCCGGAAATTTAAGGGAATTGGCGGGCCTGGTGGAGCGGGCTGTGAATCAACGCGGGGAGCGGGCAGACTTAACGGAAGAAGTATTCTGGGCTGCTGAAGGGAAAAAACGCCGCTTTCGGGTCAATCTACTGAATGTCTATCCCAGGTTGCGCAGTTTCCTGAGAAGTCCGGCCTGGCCCAACTGGCTCAACTATGGGATCACAACCTGGGTCTTTGCGGCAGTGGTGGCGATTCTCTTTTGTGGGCCACAAACACGGGATCAGAATTTTGCCTTGAACTTGTTTTGGTGTTGGTGGTGGCCATTGATCCTGATTGGCTTTCCCTTTGTTGGGCGGCTGTGGTGCGCGGTTTGTCCATTCATGATTTATGGCGAACTGACCCAAAAACTTTCCCTCTGGCTCTTTCCCCGCACCCTAGAAAAATGGCCAAGACAAACGGCGGAAAAATACGGGGCCTGGTTTTTATTTGCCCTGTTTGCCCTCATTTTTTTATGGGAAGAACTCTGGGATTTACCCAATACGGCCTATCTGTCCAGTTGGCTTTTACTTTTGATTACAGGCGGGGCGGTGATTGGCTCCTTGCGCTTTGAACGGCGATTTTGGTGTCGCTATCTCTGCCCGATTGGCGGGATGAATGGCCTGTTTGCCAAGCTTTCCATGACGGAACTCCGGGCCCAGCAGGGGACTTGTGGGGCAGAATGTTCAACCTACCAATGCTATAAAGGCGGGCCTGCCCTGGGGGAAGGGTTAGAAACCAATGGCTGTCCCCTCTATTCCCATCCAGCCCAATTAGTCGATAACCGGGATTGTGTTTTATGTATGACCTGCCTCCAGGCCTGTCCCCATCGGTCTGTTGCCTTGAATTTGCGTCCCCCCGGCATTGAACTTTGGACGACCCATACCCCCCGCCCGGCCGAAATTGCCCTGTTGTTGTTACTCTTAGGGGGAATTTTTCTGCATCATTTACCGGATTTAGAATACTTGAGCGGCTTTAACTGGCATCTGGAAAATTTTTGGTTCCATGGCCTGGCTTCCGTAGCGGTTTTAGGTATAGCGGCGTTGATTCCGATTTTGGCCTATGGCGTAACCTGGCTATTCTCAGGAAACATTAAACCGCGTCCCTGGTTGGAATTAGCCTATGGGTATTTGCCGTTAGTTTGGGCCGGAAACTTAGCCCATTATTTACCCTGGGGTTTAGGAGAAGGGGGCAAACTTTTACCAGTGGCCGCAGCAACGATTGGGTTTAATGGCATTAGTTTACCGATCCTTGTAGCCCATCCGGCAGTGATTGCATTTTTACAAGGGGTTGTGATTCTCTTTGGCCTGGGGGTGAGCCTCTGGTTAAGTCAACGGATTACCCGACAATCATTAAAACTGCTGTTGCCCCATCAACTCGGACTTGGCCTGGTGGCAGGAGCTTGTTGGTGGATACTTTTAGGCACAACTTGA
- a CDS encoding helix-turn-helix domain-containing protein: protein MSYSEDLRKKALEAVARGAVKAQLCKTLNISRNTLDSWIKRYVETGSYTPPSYHHQRRKPKIDNLDKFREFVLENNDKTQQQLADLWGHNITQQDVSRALQKLNITPKKRPTPMQKKMKTNAINLRLS from the coding sequence ATGAGTTACAGCGAAGATTTACGGAAGAAAGCCTTAGAAGCAGTCGCTAGAGGAGCAGTAAAAGCGCAGCTATGTAAAACTCTAAATATTAGTCGAAATACTCTAGATTCTTGGATAAAACGTTATGTAGAAACTGGCTCATATACTCCTCCTTCTTATCATCATCAAAGACGTAAACCCAAAATAGATAATCTGGATAAATTCAGAGAATTTGTTCTTGAGAATAATGATAAGACTCAACAGCAATTAGCAGATTTATGGGGTCATAATATTACTCAGCAAGATGTTAGTCGCGCTCTGCAAAAGTTGAATATAACCCCAAAAAAAAGACCTACACCTATGCAGAAAAAGATGAAGACGAACGCAATAAATTTACGGCTCAGTTAA
- a CDS encoding DUF29 domain-containing protein: MILKQSLYEQDFYAWVNEQAQALAQHQIKPLDWEHLAQELISMGIREKNEIKNRLVILFAHLLTWFYSTTQLL; this comes from the coding sequence ATGATACTTAAGCAATCATTATATGAGCAGGATTTTTATGCATGGGTTAATGAGCAAGCTCAGGCCTTAGCCCAACATCAGATTAAACCTTTAGATTGGGAACATCTCGCCCAAGAGTTAATATCTATGGGGATTCGTGAAAAAAACGAAATTAAGAATCGGTTAGTGATTTTATTCGCTCATCTCCTAACATGGTTCTATAGCACTACCCAACTGCTATAG
- a CDS encoding EAL domain-containing protein yields the protein MIVQEDFCDLGCGECLHGADLGFDFTMAFQPIVNIQTQSIFAYEALVRGLHQEPAGMILEKINQTNRYRFDQACRVKAIKLASELQMPCYLSINFLPNAVYRPELCIRTTLAAADEYGFPIDQIIFEITEGERVEDQAHLREIIEYYQKRGFKTAIDDFGAGYAGLNLLAEFQTDFLKLDMALIRHIETDPIRQAIVKGILHVCRDLGITPIAEGIETAAELTSIQEMGIELVQGYFFAKPAFEALGEPQWGSELSPKT from the coding sequence ATGATTGTTCAAGAGGATTTTTGTGATTTGGGCTGTGGAGAATGTTTGCACGGGGCGGATTTGGGCTTTGACTTTACCATGGCCTTCCAACCGATTGTAAATATTCAAACCCAGAGCATTTTTGCCTACGAAGCCCTTGTGCGCGGCCTTCATCAAGAACCAGCCGGGATGATTTTAGAGAAAATTAATCAAACCAATCGCTATCGCTTCGACCAGGCCTGTCGGGTCAAGGCCATCAAGCTGGCATCAGAGTTACAAATGCCCTGCTACTTGAGCATTAACTTTCTGCCCAATGCCGTATATCGCCCAGAGTTATGTATTCGGACAACATTAGCCGCTGCTGACGAATATGGGTTTCCCATTGACCAAATTATTTTTGAAATTACGGAAGGGGAACGGGTTGAGGACCAGGCCCATTTACGGGAAATCATTGAATACTATCAAAAACGGGGCTTTAAGACCGCCATTGATGACTTTGGGGCCGGCTATGCGGGGCTGAACTTGTTAGCAGAGTTTCAAACAGATTTTCTCAAGTTGGATATGGCCCTGATTCGCCACATTGAAACGGATCCGATTCGCCAGGCCATTGTTAAAGGAATTTTGCACGTTTGCCGGGATTTAGGCATTACTCCAATTGCGGAGGGAATCGAAACTGCGGCGGAATTGACCTCAATCCAAGAGATGGGTATTGAATTGGTGCAAGGCTATTTCTTTGCCAAACCGGCCTTTGAAGCTTTGGGAGAACCGCAGTGGGGTTCAGAGCTATCTCCAAAAACGTAA
- a CDS encoding Uma2 family endonuclease translates to MIAQPDVKHYSPAEYLALEETAEFRNEYIDGEIIPMTGGTTYHNQIALNFCRLFPLTVDDQDYYTYINDVKVWIEPCRVYTYPDVLITEGQPIYQGNNPVVVTNPKVIIEVLSDLTANYDRTEKFGFYRLLPSLQEYILISQSAYYVEQFSKRDDGQWLFQPIEGQESVLALMSINFQISIQSLYQRVVF, encoded by the coding sequence ATGATTGCCCAACCAGACGTTAAGCACTATAGTCCGGCAGAGTATCTGGCCCTAGAGGAAACCGCTGAGTTCAGAAATGAATACATTGACGGAGAGATTATCCCCATGACCGGCGGGACAACATATCATAACCAAATTGCCCTCAACTTTTGTCGCCTTTTTCCCCTCACCGTTGATGATCAGGACTATTACACCTATATCAATGATGTCAAAGTTTGGATTGAACCTTGCCGAGTCTATACCTATCCTGATGTTTTAATTACCGAGGGTCAACCTATTTATCAAGGTAACAATCCGGTGGTGGTGACAAACCCCAAGGTGATTATTGAGGTGTTATCAGACTTGACAGCGAATTATGACCGGACTGAAAAGTTTGGATTTTATCGGTTGTTACCCAGTTTGCAGGAATATATTCTCATTTCCCAATCCGCCTATTATGTCGAGCAATTTAGTAAACGGGATGATGGGCAATGGTTATTCCAGCCAATTGAAGGTCAAGAGAGTGTGTTGGCTTTAATGTCAATTAATTTCCAGATTTCGATACAGTCTTTGTACCAACGGGTCGTATTTTAG